One Antedon mediterranea chromosome 1, ecAntMedi1.1, whole genome shotgun sequence genomic window, GCAACTATGAAACTGAATAACAATTTACTCGCAAATTGGGACGGATTAGATGCGTTTGTTTCCCGTGCGATGCACCAGCCAGAGGCACTGATGTGGCTTGATCTGTCGTTTAACTACCTTAGCTCTGTTGATGGAGTTGTACTCGTGTTTAAAaacttaaatattttgtatttgcaCGGTAACAGTATTGAAAATCTGGACGAAATTGACAAGTTGACTCATCTGACAAATCTGCGAAGTTTGACGTTGCATGGAAACCCTATCGAAATCGAGactggatataaacaatatgTTGTATCAACATtaccacatatttctattttagATTTCAGTACTATTATTCGGTCAGACAGAGTAACGGCTCGCTATATCAGAGGTTTTAAACATACAAAGAAAACTGGTAAAAGAAAACACAACACTACATTATAAGTCTACGTCGTGTATAAAAACCAAAAGTAATATCGAAATAGTACCATGAAGGTATCATTGGAAAAAATATTCAGTTCACCTTtgtaaattcattttattttctttatttaagttACTTTTGTATCCttttaaacaaggccatatagatgacTGCAGTCGCGTggtcaagttagtgtttaccgaccgaccaaccgaccgaccaacctactaactgaccgaaattgctgaacatgtttaaaaatgtttctttagacgtgctcgtataacgtaattccGAGTTGAAAAGTTATAAGTCAAGAAAACATAACCatatcgattcctggccataaggaatatactgtgaaaaattgacttagctagattaaacggatatcaagataaggtcatatacaagttagtttttaccgaccgaccgacgaaccgaccaaccaaccaaccgaccgacatagtgagctgtagagtcgcgttgcacgcgactaaaaagcaTTAATCAGCCTAAAACATGTGGTAAAAGAGAGCTTTTAGTTCGTTTGTTATACAAATGTTTGAAAATTTgcggggtatcaaaatgaccagaattgtaggcctacatttgaaaactgccctGTGATGGTTATCTTTCCTTGTATGATACCATTCGGAAAAAATACCACTTTTAAGAATTCATATGTTATCAATGATGACTGTTCTTAGATTTGGAGACAATGACACAGTACACCAATGCATGAAGGCCAAGGAGCGATTTTTGTCTTATCTATGATGTCAATAACGTTAAATGGTGTTCAAATTTCCGGATCGGTTACGGACGAAAGTTTATACTGGTAGTAGCGGATACTATATATACGTAAGCTTACATTTTTTGGGGATATTTTGCAATCAGACTCTTGAGTTTCCGTACTTCACATCACGTAAATTTGCTGTAGTTAAATATCGAATCCTAAGGTAAGTTTTCTTGATTTTCACttccataaaattaaaaaacgaCATGAAAACGTCTTTAACCTTGAACGTACGCTGCTACATTTTTCAGAAAGTGAGTGTGCTCCCATTGAGACCCTCCAAAGTCGAATTCTACGTGCAGTCCGGTaataatttgacaaaataaggtaattcgtatatattattcttttatCTTGATTTAGATGGCGGATAAAAAGCAAGTACGTGTGATGCTGTGGTGCGTACCACGCTCAGGTTCAACGGCGTTCATTCGCTGCATGTCCAATCGAGATGATGTCAAAGCATTTCGTGAAATGTTCGTAGCATGTTCTTTCTTTGGACCAGATTCAAAAAGTTGTATTGCTGATCAACTAAACGCTCAAGTAGAAGACGACTTTACTTATCAGAAAGTTCAAAGGAAGCTGGAAGCTGAATACGACGCACCAATTATTTTCGCAAAAGACGGAGCTGCATCAATCTATGGTAACTACGAAGCATTGCCGAAAGGATACACGCACACGTTCCTGATTAAAAGTCCACACAAAATTCATATGTCTAAAAATGCAATATTCGAAAATGCGAAAAAGTGCTTTGGAAATGAAGGTGCAATTTACAAAGACtctaataaaaacaacatttctgGGTCACCTTTCTATGAGATGCTAGAGCTTGTAAAGTATGTCCGTGATGTGCTTAAACAAGAGGTCATCCTCCTCGACGGTGATGATCTAATAACCAATCCTGAAGCTATGATGAAGAAATGGTGCGAGGCTGTTGGTGTTCCATTTAAACCAGATATGATGAAGTGGGAAAAAGACGGTGAGATTAAGTGGGAAATGTCTGAAGGACACAAAATGTTTATGAACATTTTCCCAGAAGCTTCAAAGAATGCGTTTAACAGTACTGGTTTTAGTACTCGAGTTGCCACTGATCATAGTAAAACAGATGTCCCAGAAGACGTAAGAAAGTGTATTGAAGATTCTGAACCTTATTATAAAGAGTTGTATAAAATGAGGATTAGCCTAGATTAGAAATGTGTCTCTAAAGATATAAAATTGTGAATAAAATCTTCAGTTagtttataataatacagtaggaAAATCATCCTGCTGTACAAGAAAAAGTAATGAACTTATGATTCTGTTTACACCGAAGCACTTTTTGTGCGTTAGAGGCATTAGCTTTTCATACAGAATAAATTATAactcaaaatataaattaattcaaAAGCCTCGCTAGAACGTATCAAATTGATAATTGTtgatacataattttaaaatgatatattttgtatttgtattgtatctCGCTTTCAAGGAAAGACGAGTTAGGTTTTTTAAAGAGAAGTATGATGtttgatgtaaataaataaagttaactAATAAGTTCATAATAAATTCATCGTCATCTTCATGAATCATTGTTTTTGTACATTGTGTTTTAAATTTGATGTAAGTGTAactgtcaaaggtcaaatagtTGCATTAACTACAGGCAATTTGTGGATTGACtcaaaacaaattgcaatagtttcAAAACTTTTCCTGATTTTAATCGTATCCTAttcattatcactgtgcgcaagtacaaccaaaatgggtatagtatAGCGCATAATGCTAAACTTGTCACTGATTTTAATCGTATCCTATTAATTATCAGTGTGCGcaagtacaaccaaaatgggtatagtatAGCGCATAATGCTAAACTTGTCACTGATTTTAATCGTATGATATTCATTATCACTGTGTGCAAGTACAACCAAATATGGGTATAGTAGCACACAgtgttaaagcttggttcccactagcgacgcaacgcaacgcaaccGACGTAACCAACATAAGGacatgcccttccaataattgtgtttgccaccgcctgcgtgaaatcaaacctgcttgTTGCGCGTCAACGTTAGGTGCCGTAGACAACCTCTTCAACATATTAACAAGAGATGAACGGCCAATAAATGTTTCTGtgtaatagtatacaaataatgaatgtttatgagtgtaatggtacagaTAATgacatgaggtgaatgatgaaaggttatatttcaacaagGCGAAGCCGAGTTGACATATAACCTTTAATCATTCACTAATTATTGCACGCCATTCCAGACGCAGCTGCTGAaaggatatacagtatatataatataaagggAAACACAAACAGTTTTCCGCTATGCCCGCAAATCAGATCTGTCTTGAATTCAACATCCATCGGATATGGTCATGAGCTATTATAACCAGTTGGTAAACTAAATATACATgacttataaaataacacaaaCAAAAAACCTCTGGATCAAAGGCTATTTTAATATCGAGTTACCACAGTAAGGAAGGAAAAATGTGTTTGTACTGTATGctaatcattaatttaaataatactaatatttaatatttgcaTATCTACGGCCGTTTTCAAAACTCAATGTTCTagcaatattgttttttaaacgaattcatatatagtagtgGACTTACTGttgttggtaggcctacttcaaatgttattgtataattatttttaatttgcacACTATAAAAGTCTATGATAGGTGTTATGtgttaaaaaatttttttaatcttGTGCGTATCAATGAATTTAAAACATAGGAAAAGTGTTTTAACTCTTGCATATACTTTGCGTTTGTAAAGTTTTCTCAGTTGAAATCTGTGTTTTTTAAAGGAGGACTCTCTCCCGTCGAAGACGGGTATGCCTTCTAATACTAGTTTTCTATCaaacttaaagatatattgtcctcttgaaaataattcttaaacattatgttgttgaatatgtcatttttattataataataacaataataataacaggatttttatagcgcacataccactcaagagtgctcaaggcgcataaaaaaaaaataaaaacaaataaatgcaatttctttggagggtccccatccgctcttgttctgtcgcggtcccggacccctacctaggtgaccaaacaaaggagcaggatacacatttgccttgccacagacgaccgggtgctcagagacaacaaccaagacagaggcaccccaaagataatgctggtcAGGAAAAATTATACTATACAATTCTAGAACTTTAAGAAACCTtatgatttccatatgccttaatgaataaatgtgtttttaataattttttaaaagtatcaacagttttgcaaaatctgatagagctcggtagagcattccaTAGACGACGAGCAGTAACGGTGAAAGCTCTGTCTCCCTATGAGTGGTGAGACTTAGGTTGATGTAGAAGCAGCGTATCACTAGAACGCAGATTCCGTTTGGGAACATACAGcctaagcatgtcagaaatatattcaggagccatgccattaatagacttaaaaacaaagagtaatattttaaaa contains:
- the LOC140049306 gene encoding uncharacterized protein codes for the protein MADKKQVRVMLWCVPRSGSTAFIRCMSNRDDVKAFREMFVACSFFGPDSKSCIADQLNAQVEDDFTYQKVQRKLEAEYDAPIIFAKDGAASIYGNYEALPKGYTHTFLIKSPHKIHMSKNAIFENAKKCFGNEGAIYKDSNKNNISGSPFYEMLELVKYVRDVLKQEVILLDGDDLITNPEAMMKKWCEAVGVPFKPDMMKWEKDGEIKWEMSEGHKMFMNIFPEASKNAFNSTGFSTRVATDHSKTDVPEDVRKCIEDSEPYYKELYKMRISLD